In Bacteriovorax stolpii, a single genomic region encodes these proteins:
- a CDS encoding IucA/IucC family protein has product MQVNALSEKHSAHCFLNSLFREWSDYNFDQDSNSFVIPLKNEGVIILPLVTFSEIGRHEYSDSFFYKKDKHADVEEVSFLELVEVLLAHLSAQYKTSPEQISIFMERITDSVNNIESALGLRLNELLNLYSKGEMNFKEAEQGLFIGHTFHPHPKNRDGFSREDFREFAPESAGEFLLHWFLVKPEILHHHISKNFEAKNWSNDMILSAFSENAFLEEKLAEGYIPFPVHPWQKKVILKKPLIREYVEGNLLIDLGASENLMEKWSPTSSLRSVYNEHSPYMLKFSLSVRLTNSVRHLLPLEVVRGLQVMDVFRTEKGREFSHKYPNFTILFEPAFMALVDKDQKILNETIVALRLNPFTTGQSDQKCVLATLTQDHPTGGKSLIGLHLNELARESGKASDEVAVTWLKKYLDVAVKPLMMAQANYGVLLGAHQQNMILDIENHLPKRAYFRDCQGTGYSKVGFELFAKDVDLMTVENGNILDDKLGNTLFSYYLMINSTFNVISTLARDGKVAEKKLLKVLRQSLLEWRAEGVRDTSCFNYLLDGEFLLQKGNFLCSFVNMNENTTENPLGIYNQIKNPLCEKNLC; this is encoded by the coding sequence ATGCAGGTTAACGCTCTTTCTGAAAAACACTCGGCCCACTGCTTTTTAAACTCGCTGTTTAGAGAGTGGAGTGATTATAACTTTGATCAAGATTCAAATTCATTTGTTATTCCGTTGAAAAACGAAGGTGTGATAATTCTTCCGTTAGTGACTTTCTCAGAGATCGGACGTCACGAGTACAGCGATTCTTTCTTTTACAAAAAAGACAAACATGCTGACGTTGAAGAAGTGAGCTTCCTTGAACTGGTGGAAGTGCTGCTGGCACATTTAAGCGCTCAGTATAAAACATCTCCAGAACAAATCAGTATTTTTATGGAGAGAATCACTGACAGTGTCAATAACATTGAGTCGGCCCTCGGTCTTCGTTTAAATGAGCTCTTAAACCTTTACTCAAAAGGTGAGATGAATTTTAAAGAGGCCGAGCAAGGTTTGTTTATTGGACACACTTTCCACCCGCACCCAAAAAATCGCGATGGATTTAGCCGCGAAGACTTCCGCGAGTTTGCTCCGGAGAGTGCAGGGGAATTTCTTCTTCACTGGTTCTTAGTGAAACCAGAAATCCTTCACCACCACATTTCAAAAAACTTCGAAGCTAAAAATTGGTCAAATGACATGATCCTTAGCGCTTTTAGTGAGAACGCTTTTTTAGAAGAAAAATTGGCCGAAGGTTATATTCCCTTTCCAGTTCACCCTTGGCAAAAAAAGGTCATCCTGAAAAAACCGCTTATCCGTGAGTACGTAGAAGGGAATTTACTGATTGATCTTGGCGCTAGTGAAAACCTGATGGAGAAATGGTCTCCGACTTCATCTCTTCGCTCAGTGTACAATGAGCACTCGCCTTATATGCTTAAATTCTCTTTAAGCGTGAGATTAACCAACTCTGTTCGCCATCTGTTGCCTCTGGAAGTCGTAAGAGGCCTTCAGGTAATGGATGTTTTTAGAACTGAGAAAGGAAGAGAGTTCTCTCATAAGTATCCAAACTTCACCATTCTTTTTGAACCAGCTTTTATGGCCTTGGTTGATAAGGACCAAAAGATCTTAAATGAAACAATTGTCGCTTTAAGATTGAATCCTTTCACAACCGGTCAGTCTGATCAAAAATGTGTCCTGGCCACTTTAACTCAAGACCATCCGACAGGAGGTAAAAGTTTAATTGGGCTTCATCTCAATGAATTGGCCAGGGAATCGGGAAAAGCAAGTGATGAAGTTGCCGTGACCTGGCTAAAAAAATATTTAGACGTCGCCGTAAAGCCCTTAATGATGGCGCAGGCAAATTACGGTGTGCTTTTAGGAGCTCACCAACAAAATATGATTTTGGATATTGAAAATCATCTTCCAAAGAGAGCTTATTTTAGAGACTGTCAGGGAACAGGCTATAGCAAAGTGGGCTTTGAGCTTTTTGCTAAAGACGTCGATCTCATGACGGTGGAAAACGGAAATATTCTCGATGATAAATTGGGGAACACTCTTTTTTCCTATTACCTGATGATCAATTCAACGTTCAACGTAATTAGCACTCTTGCCCGCGATGGCAAAGTCGCCGAAAAAAAATTACTCAAAGTTCTTCGCCAGTCTCTGCTTGAATGGAGAGCAGAGGGAGTGCGCGATACATCTTGTTTCAACTATCTACTGGACGGAGAGTTCTTGCTGCAAAAAGGGAATTTTTTGTGCTCATTCGTCAATATGAACGAAAACACAACGGAAAACCCATTGGGAATTTACAATCAAATTAAAAATCCTCTTTGTGAGAAAAACCTATGTTAA
- a CDS encoding GNAT family N-acetyltransferase, protein MLTTLKNVTYKPLALKESFTASLVEGLCTISAGEDELVLMLSPGLLKVEQGSRRDNDDLLLVALEYIFGHNPELKTLKVENYVSCDIVLKYFLKGGDIVVDRHQFFQLRTLWHAEHDYAPTLETWTQTGNYAHPVRPDIQSGTLYSRYVPAIKKTLSFRMIDQVKDLDTFHDWHNQPRVANFWELALPKEELLQYIQKGLKDPHTLPMIAECDGVPVGYFEMYWTREDRLAPYYESEAYDRGFHFLIGNPEFLGFQNTDSILKSLSHFLFLDEVRTRKIMAEPRSDNAKVLKYVDTFTAWRKLYEFDFPHKRAALLECKREVFFMGDYL, encoded by the coding sequence ATGTTAACCACATTAAAGAATGTCACTTATAAACCACTGGCGCTTAAAGAATCATTTACTGCTTCTTTAGTCGAGGGCCTTTGTACTATCAGTGCAGGCGAAGATGAGCTGGTATTGATGCTTTCTCCAGGACTCTTAAAAGTTGAACAGGGAAGTCGCAGAGACAACGATGATCTTTTGCTTGTTGCTCTCGAGTATATCTTTGGGCACAACCCAGAACTTAAAACTCTTAAAGTTGAGAACTACGTTTCATGTGACATCGTTTTAAAATACTTTCTAAAAGGTGGAGACATCGTTGTCGATCGCCATCAGTTCTTTCAGCTTAGAACTCTTTGGCATGCAGAACATGATTATGCTCCGACACTGGAGACGTGGACACAAACAGGAAACTACGCTCATCCGGTGAGACCCGACATTCAATCGGGTACACTTTATAGCCGTTATGTTCCGGCCATCAAAAAGACATTAAGCTTTAGAATGATTGATCAGGTAAAAGACCTGGATACATTTCATGACTGGCACAATCAACCAAGAGTGGCGAATTTTTGGGAGCTGGCATTGCCAAAAGAAGAGCTTCTTCAATACATCCAAAAAGGTTTAAAAGACCCTCACACCTTGCCAATGATTGCTGAGTGCGATGGTGTTCCTGTCGGGTACTTTGAAATGTATTGGACACGCGAAGACCGCCTGGCCCCTTACTATGAGAGTGAAGCTTACGATCGTGGATTTCACTTCCTGATTGGAAACCCTGAATTTTTAGGATTCCAAAATACTGACAGCATCTTAAAGAGCTTAAGCCATTTCTTATTTTTAGATGAAGTAAGAACAAGAAAAATTATGGCCGAGCCAAGATCTGATAACGCCAAAGTTTTAAAGTATGTAGACACTTTTACAGCGTGGAGAAAACTCTACGAGTTTGATTTTC
- a CDS encoding MFS transporter → MKISSTNQQLWIAYLNTLTFSCIQILLYTTIPYISEQTTVTTASIIGSISVGSFIFAFMGPFWASKSDTWGRKRVLSFGMIGMGLSFLCLSSLFVFNDVFSIQIKIAIVYLSRIIYGLLASAVVPVSQAWQLDLIDTKDKLKVLTRNSMCLNVGRVLGPVLVLVKKVDFEHIIYFGTGWIFFLAISCLLTSKNPQLKQATPTETSTPKFQWKELIKESVLPIVLALIFTSFIGILHSTLGHHLKETLSIKGDEASVLMAKIVLASSLFALIVQQTSQWVFKRNWKNRLIVGSSSLVGGSFILSMAATLTSIWIGIAFISIGLALIPPVYMALISHSSSTENVTGKKIGFASIAHSLGYAVGAGLIAISMKMNLVSNMTVISFVSMVTFTIVAMLIVRNAEFVLPAKKDPQYS, encoded by the coding sequence ATGAAGATCTCTAGCACGAACCAACAACTCTGGATCGCTTACCTCAACACACTTACTTTTAGCTGCATTCAGATTCTTCTTTATACGACTATCCCTTATATTTCTGAACAAACCACAGTCACCACAGCATCAATTATCGGCTCTATTAGCGTGGGCTCTTTTATCTTCGCTTTCATGGGTCCTTTCTGGGCAAGTAAGAGCGATACGTGGGGAAGAAAAAGAGTGCTTAGTTTTGGAATGATCGGAATGGGTCTTTCTTTTCTTTGCCTAAGTTCATTATTTGTTTTTAATGACGTCTTCTCTATTCAAATTAAAATCGCCATTGTGTACTTAAGCCGTATCATCTACGGTCTTCTTGCTTCGGCGGTTGTGCCAGTCTCTCAAGCATGGCAGTTAGACTTAATCGATACCAAAGATAAACTTAAAGTTCTTACCCGCAACTCGATGTGCTTAAACGTCGGCCGCGTGCTTGGACCGGTTTTAGTTCTAGTGAAAAAAGTCGACTTTGAACATATCATCTACTTTGGAACAGGATGGATTTTCTTCCTGGCAATCAGTTGTCTTTTGACATCAAAAAACCCACAACTAAAACAAGCAACACCTACGGAAACCAGCACTCCAAAATTCCAATGGAAAGAGCTCATTAAAGAATCCGTCCTTCCTATTGTTCTTGCTCTGATCTTCACAAGCTTTATTGGAATCCTTCACTCAACATTGGGGCACCATTTAAAAGAGACTTTAAGTATCAAGGGTGATGAGGCCAGTGTTCTTATGGCAAAGATCGTTCTTGCCAGCAGTTTATTCGCTCTTATTGTTCAGCAAACAAGCCAGTGGGTTTTTAAACGCAATTGGAAAAACAGACTTATCGTAGGTTCAAGCAGCTTAGTGGGCGGATCGTTTATTTTAAGTATGGCGGCGACTCTGACAAGCATCTGGATTGGCATTGCCTTCATCTCCATTGGACTGGCACTCATCCCGCCGGTTTACATGGCGCTGATCAGCCATTCTTCTTCTACTGAAAATGTCACAGGGAAAAAGATTGGTTTTGCCAGTATCGCCCATTCTCTAGGTTATGCAGTTGGTGCAGGACTGATTGCTATTTCTATGAAAATGAATTTAGTATCAAATATGACAGTGATTAGTTTTGTTTCGATGGTCACTTTTACCATCGTCGCAATGCTGATTGTCCGCAATGCAGAATTTGTTCTTCCTGCAAAAAAAGACCCTCAGTATTCATAA